Proteins encoded in a region of the Prochlorothrix hollandica PCC 9006 = CALU 1027 genome:
- a CDS encoding ParA family protein, translated as MDRSLKVILKEILESVYCPDGPESSGWIELNFSTADLINLTIVSPQFDGMDSGTRLKHIQKHLPPGMREKLGFLSFYTPSEAQGLELTPSAALSATPPHTWQDLAIQAANPQNSPQSALSPQRTQPQPHTVTFYSFKGGVGRTTALIHVAWILAQRGRKVVAVDLDLEAPGLSTCFSLTPPLTLGLVDYFYERAYMLQDSYDIKVADIIGEVEMANAPGRLFVVPAGELSLDYVSKVDDLRAVTVTDGGSSLWSVFVKDLEEQLHPDLILVDSRTGLNQWGSFSLLEAADEMVIFLFPNYQNSKGIEVLLQSLLQSLRFPGTPTVVFSPVPAVTEVGMAKVRETWETLGPLVAQFTPYDVTPDDVIPDDAEKDPDQDNSEDNLDDYSDDKQRDDPLVIGYTPDIALADGNLDAIARSSDYYQKIANVIDRSLVQEQRNGPEAPAFDRWQLLSSLSFPSANAAQQSPQGAGLLFQKTATFQRFLDESVCLIRGRKGTGKTALYKLLLDNPQQFHNLSKDQLKRYQFVCGHGKREGGRLTGSDFGGLGNDLQTASQWESFWRGYLLIQAYRQGCCQFLNRLIGDSQKFKPLQKSIKSLPSEGWSSEVVEGLRRLAIDQSLKSLVSDAFAHLKPAETGKHILCFLYDDLDEDFRESPALRQQALTGLFQLVQFCDARAFAHLRFKIFLREDLWQQLNFDNKSHFRGRDLSLRWERIDFMRLAYRQVSQSSAFKNYVNRFYPIEDLDLAAEEDIENALGLLWGEKRRRGSKAKYVSRWIYDRLTDSSGTTFPRSLSVLLKAATDHELTYQNQPVQPPTDRLLRSKALDIGLKEASQERCEAITQEYPELEAFLEKLPGFLALADGAELEQLWRETALDVAETFDQFVNLLKEIGLAEWRSQTYWQSQTYKKAAHYRFADIYIYGFKMKYQGAR; from the coding sequence ATGGATCGATCCCTTAAAGTTATTCTCAAAGAGATCTTAGAGTCTGTTTACTGTCCCGATGGCCCAGAGTCCTCTGGGTGGATTGAACTCAACTTCTCCACTGCGGATCTGATCAATCTGACGATCGTTAGCCCACAGTTTGACGGCATGGACTCAGGCACTCGTCTGAAGCATATACAGAAACATTTACCCCCTGGAATGCGGGAAAAGCTGGGATTCTTGTCCTTCTATACTCCCAGCGAAGCCCAAGGTCTGGAACTAACCCCCAGCGCCGCCCTCTCTGCCACCCCTCCCCACACCTGGCAAGATTTAGCCATCCAAGCTGCCAATCCCCAAAATTCTCCCCAAAGCGCCCTTTCACCCCAACGGACCCAGCCCCAACCCCACACCGTCACCTTTTACTCCTTTAAGGGAGGCGTAGGACGGACAACAGCCTTGATCCATGTGGCTTGGATTTTAGCCCAGCGGGGGCGTAAGGTGGTCGCTGTCGATTTGGATTTAGAAGCACCCGGTTTAAGTACCTGCTTTTCCCTCACGCCTCCTCTGACCTTGGGTTTAGTCGATTATTTCTATGAGCGGGCTTATATGCTCCAGGATTCCTATGACATTAAGGTGGCGGATATTATAGGGGAAGTGGAGATGGCCAATGCTCCAGGACGGTTGTTTGTGGTACCAGCGGGAGAGTTGAGTTTAGACTATGTGTCTAAGGTTGATGATTTACGGGCTGTCACGGTGACCGATGGGGGTAGCAGCTTGTGGTCTGTTTTTGTCAAGGATTTAGAGGAACAATTGCACCCAGATTTAATCCTAGTGGACTCTCGCACGGGCTTAAACCAATGGGGATCGTTTTCCCTCTTAGAAGCAGCCGATGAGATGGTCATTTTTCTATTTCCTAACTATCAAAATTCCAAGGGAATTGAAGTCCTTTTGCAATCCCTTCTGCAATCCCTGAGATTCCCAGGAACACCTACTGTGGTATTTTCCCCAGTTCCTGCCGTGACGGAGGTGGGAATGGCTAAGGTTCGAGAGACGTGGGAGACTCTTGGGCCTCTGGTCGCTCAATTTACTCCCTATGATGTTACTCCCGATGATGTTATTCCCGATGATGCGGAAAAGGATCCAGATCAAGACAATTCCGAGGATAACCTAGATGATTATTCAGATGATAAGCAGAGGGATGATCCCCTGGTCATTGGTTATACCCCTGACATTGCCTTAGCTGATGGCAATCTTGATGCTATAGCCCGATCTTCAGATTATTATCAAAAAATTGCCAATGTCATCGATCGCTCTTTAGTCCAAGAACAACGCAATGGGCCAGAGGCTCCAGCGTTCGATCGCTGGCAGTTACTCAGCAGCTTAAGCTTCCCTTCAGCGAATGCCGCACAGCAGTCCCCGCAAGGCGCTGGTTTACTGTTTCAGAAAACTGCAACTTTTCAGCGCTTCCTAGACGAAAGTGTCTGTTTAATCCGAGGTCGCAAAGGAACAGGCAAGACAGCCCTGTATAAGCTGCTGTTGGATAATCCCCAACAGTTCCATAATCTGTCCAAGGATCAATTAAAACGCTATCAATTTGTCTGTGGCCATGGGAAACGGGAGGGAGGACGGCTGACAGGTTCTGATTTTGGCGGGTTGGGCAATGATTTGCAGACGGCCAGTCAGTGGGAGTCATTCTGGCGGGGCTACCTGTTGATCCAAGCTTATCGCCAGGGTTGCTGCCAGTTTCTGAACCGACTGATCGGTGATTCCCAAAAATTCAAGCCCCTGCAAAAATCGATCAAATCCTTACCGTCTGAGGGCTGGTCATCGGAGGTTGTGGAGGGTTTGCGGCGGCTCGCGATCGATCAGTCCCTCAAGTCCCTGGTTTCTGATGCCTTCGCCCATCTCAAGCCAGCCGAGACAGGAAAACATATCCTCTGTTTTCTCTACGATGACTTGGATGAAGATTTCAGAGAGTCACCCGCTTTGCGTCAACAAGCCCTCACGGGACTCTTCCAACTAGTGCAGTTCTGTGATGCTCGTGCCTTTGCCCATCTACGGTTTAAGATTTTCCTGCGAGAGGATCTGTGGCAGCAACTCAATTTCGATAATAAAAGCCATTTTCGAGGTCGTGATCTATCCCTGCGTTGGGAACGCATTGACTTTATGCGCCTAGCCTATCGACAGGTGAGCCAATCATCAGCTTTTAAAAATTATGTCAATCGCTTTTATCCCATCGAAGACCTCGATCTGGCTGCGGAAGAAGACATTGAAAATGCCCTAGGGCTATTGTGGGGGGAAAAACGGCGGCGGGGCAGCAAGGCAAAATATGTATCCCGGTGGATTTACGATCGCCTCACTGACTCCAGTGGCACCACTTTTCCCCGCAGTTTGAGTGTTTTGTTGAAGGCTGCTACAGATCACGAACTGACTTATCAGAACCAACCCGTACAACCGCCAACGGATCGCCTGTTGCGAAGTAAAGCCCTTGATATTGGCTTGAAGGAGGCTTCCCAGGAACGTTGCGAGGCCATCACCCAAGAATACCCTGAACTTGAGGCTTTTCTGGAAAAACTACCTGGTTTTCTGGCCCTTGCTGATGGTGCAGAGTTGGAGCAACTATGGCGTGAAACTGCCCTAGACGTGGCTGAAACCTTTGATCAATTTGTGAACTTACTCAAGGAAATCGGGTTGGCGGAGTGGCGATCGCAGACCTATTGGCAATCGCAGACCTATAAAAAAGCAGCCCATTACCGATTTGCTGACATTTATATCTATGGCTTTAAGATGAAATATCAGGGCGCTAGGTAA
- a CDS encoding thioredoxin, with amino-acid sequence MHCTLEASTSGRVLAPVLTLLATHSRGNHGGIAPTNIGESAQVK; translated from the coding sequence GTGCATTGCACCTTGGAAGCATCGACCTCGGGTAGGGTTCTCGCCCCCGTGCTGACCCTCTTGGCAACCCACAGCCGGGGCAACCACGGGGGGATTGCCCCTACCAACATCGGGGAATCTGCCCAGGTGAAATAG
- a CDS encoding phasin family protein, translated as MDSNNLLKQLLMIGVGTTSLVADKLREVTEEWVKTGRLDSTQAKDFVDDFLQQFKAEQETWDGQLQQQLRNILQDIGVSRQSEVDELRGRLDRLERQVRDLENRLWR; from the coding sequence ATGGATAGCAATAACTTACTCAAACAACTGCTGATGATTGGGGTGGGCACCACCTCCCTCGTGGCAGATAAGCTCCGGGAAGTCACGGAAGAATGGGTCAAAACCGGTCGTCTGGATTCCACCCAAGCCAAGGACTTTGTAGACGATTTTCTCCAGCAGTTTAAAGCGGAGCAGGAAACCTGGGATGGGCAGCTTCAGCAGCAACTGCGCAATATTCTCCAGGACATTGGGGTATCCCGCCAGTCTGAAGTGGATGAATTGCGGGGTCGTCTCGATCGCCTAGAACGTCAGGTGCGAGACTTGGAAAATCGCCTCTGGCGTTAA
- a CDS encoding FKBP-type peptidyl-prolyl cis-trans isomerase yields the protein MREIWIALGVMALSVALFFTVQLSNKSPEATALDPTPTSTPAVVDTATPGSATPEPATPGPDSPSPSTEDTDLITTPSGLQYRDLVEGTGATPQAGQTVVVHYTGTLENGKKFDSSLDRNSPFQFRLGAGQVIKGWDEGLATMKVGGKRQLVIPPDLGYGNRAVGPIPAGSTLLFDVELLRIAP from the coding sequence ATGCGAGAAATCTGGATTGCCTTGGGGGTGATGGCCCTATCTGTGGCGCTGTTTTTCACCGTGCAACTGAGCAACAAAAGCCCCGAAGCCACGGCCCTAGACCCCACCCCTACCTCCACCCCTGCGGTGGTGGACACCGCCACCCCTGGATCCGCCACCCCTGAACCCGCCACCCCTGGACCCGACTCCCCATCCCCTAGTACCGAGGACACCGATTTGATTACGACCCCCTCCGGCCTGCAATACCGCGATCTCGTTGAAGGCACGGGAGCCACGCCCCAGGCCGGTCAAACCGTGGTGGTGCATTACACCGGTACCCTGGAAAATGGCAAAAAGTTCGACAGTTCCCTCGATCGCAATAGCCCTTTCCAATTCCGCCTAGGAGCCGGTCAAGTGATTAAGGGCTGGGATGAAGGGTTGGCCACCATGAAGGTGGGGGGCAAGCGTCAGTTGGTGATTCCCCCGGATTTGGGCTATGGCAATCGGGCAGTGGGTCCCATTCCCGCCGGTTCCACCTTGCTTTTTGATGTGGAATTGTTACGCATTGCCCCCTAG
- the der gene encoding ribosome biogenesis GTPase Der encodes MSLPVVAIIGRPNVGKSTLVNRIAGEQEAIVFDQPGITRDRTYRPAYWCDREFQIVDTGGLVFDDDTEFLPLIREQVLLALAEAKVAIFVVDGQQGLTGGDETIAQWLREKAVPTVLAVNKCESVEKGLFQAADFWVLGLGEPWPVSSIHGNGTGDMLDQVIAHLPPMDEEEAPPETSVAIIGRPNVGKSSLLNAFLGEDRAIVSPISGTTRDAIDSLVQRNDTHYRLIDTAGIRKKRSVDYGPEFFGINRAFKAIRRSGVVLLVIDAVDGMTEQDQKLAGRIEEDGRACVVVVNKWDAVEKDTYTMVEYEKVLRSKLYFLEWAPFIFVSAVTGQRVEKILDMVDEAAEQHQRRVTTSVVNEVIEDAIAWRSPPSTRQGRQGRIYYGTQVTTKPPTFTLFVNDPKLFKDSYRRYIERQFRESLGFRGTPLRFFWRGKRHREMDRASANRATKA; translated from the coding sequence ATGTCCTTACCCGTTGTTGCGATCATTGGCCGTCCCAATGTCGGCAAATCTACCCTCGTTAACCGTATTGCGGGGGAGCAGGAAGCCATTGTTTTTGACCAACCTGGGATCACCCGCGATCGCACCTACCGCCCTGCCTATTGGTGCGATCGGGAGTTTCAGATTGTGGATACGGGGGGCTTAGTGTTCGATGACGACACCGAATTTTTGCCCCTGATCCGGGAACAGGTGCTGTTGGCCCTGGCGGAGGCCAAGGTGGCAATTTTTGTGGTGGATGGCCAGCAGGGGCTGACGGGGGGCGATGAAACCATTGCCCAGTGGCTGCGGGAAAAGGCGGTTCCCACTGTCTTGGCGGTTAATAAATGCGAATCCGTTGAAAAAGGGCTGTTTCAGGCCGCAGATTTTTGGGTATTAGGGCTGGGGGAACCCTGGCCCGTGTCCAGTATCCATGGCAACGGCACCGGCGATATGCTGGATCAGGTCATTGCCCACTTGCCCCCCATGGACGAGGAAGAAGCGCCCCCAGAAACCAGTGTGGCCATCATCGGTCGCCCCAATGTGGGCAAGTCCAGTTTGCTCAATGCCTTTCTGGGGGAAGATCGGGCCATTGTTAGCCCCATTTCCGGGACGACCCGGGACGCGATCGACAGTCTAGTGCAGCGCAACGATACCCACTATCGCCTCATTGACACAGCGGGGATTCGTAAAAAGCGCAGTGTGGACTATGGACCGGAATTTTTTGGCATTAACCGCGCCTTTAAAGCCATTCGCCGTTCTGGGGTGGTGTTGTTGGTGATCGATGCGGTGGATGGCATGACGGAACAGGATCAGAAACTGGCCGGACGCATTGAGGAAGATGGGCGGGCCTGTGTGGTGGTGGTCAATAAATGGGACGCGGTGGAAAAAGACACCTACACCATGGTGGAGTATGAGAAGGTGCTGCGCAGTAAGCTCTACTTTTTAGAGTGGGCACCCTTTATTTTTGTCAGTGCGGTGACGGGGCAACGGGTGGAGAAAATTCTGGATATGGTGGATGAGGCTGCCGAGCAGCATCAGCGCCGGGTCACCACGTCGGTGGTCAATGAGGTGATCGAGGATGCCATTGCGTGGCGATCGCCCCCCAGCACCCGCCAAGGTCGCCAAGGCCGCATCTATTACGGCACCCAGGTCACCACGAAACCCCCCACGTTTACCCTGTTTGTCAATGATCCCAAGCTGTTCAAGGACTCCTATCGCCGCTACATTGAGCGCCAATTCCGGGAAAGCCTAGGTTTCCGGGGTACGCCTCTGCGCTTTTTCTGGCGGGGCAAGCGGCACCGGGAAATGGATCGGGCCAGTGCTAACCGCGCCACCAAAGCCTAG
- a CDS encoding pentapeptide repeat-containing protein — MVTLKRLGLLCFLCLSLALLPLVPSAQALSAPDGLMQDFGEGVDVASKNFAGLVLQDKRFTKLDLEGANFQGSNLMGTVFNSTDLSHANFQDVNFAYGMAYRTAFNGADLTNALMVGSYLMQSTLDGATITNADFSDAVLDLAQQRKLCETADGINPITGTKTRFSLGCGPG, encoded by the coding sequence ATGGTCACTTTAAAACGTTTGGGTTTGCTTTGTTTTCTTTGCCTGAGTTTGGCGTTGTTGCCCCTGGTGCCCTCGGCCCAAGCCCTCAGTGCCCCCGATGGCCTGATGCAGGATTTTGGCGAAGGGGTGGATGTGGCCAGTAAGAATTTCGCGGGGTTAGTGCTGCAAGACAAGCGCTTTACAAAGCTGGATTTGGAAGGGGCTAATTTCCAAGGGTCCAATCTGATGGGCACGGTGTTCAATAGCACCGACCTCAGCCATGCCAATTTCCAAGATGTCAACTTTGCCTATGGCATGGCCTACCGCACGGCTTTTAATGGGGCAGATTTGACCAACGCCCTGATGGTGGGTAGTTATTTGATGCAATCGACCCTAGACGGGGCGACGATCACGAATGCTGACTTCAGTGATGCGGTGCTGGATTTGGCTCAACAACGGAAGCTATGTGAAACTGCCGATGGTATCAACCCCATTACTGGCACGAAAACCCGCTTTTCCCTAGGTTGCGGCCCGGGTTAG
- a CDS encoding tetratricopeptide repeat protein, with product MELDNSDIFYGQGVALANVGRYEEAIASYDQALHHKPDDHQAWNNRGIALGNLGRYEEAIASFDQALQHKPDDHQAWSIRGIALFTLGRYEEAIASFDQALQHKPDDHEAWYNRGFALGNLCRYEEAISSYDQALLHQPDDHQAWYNRGFALGNLGRYEEAISSYDQALQHKPDYHYAWNNRGNALGNLSRYEEEIASYDQALQHKPDDHEAWTNRGVALRKLGRYEEAISSFDQALQHKSDYHHVWINRGGALFTLGRYEEAIASYDQALQHKPDDHLIWTIRGLILDKLGRYEEAIASYDQALQHKPDDHQAWNSRGFALGNLGRHEEAISSYDQALQHKPDKHEAWYNRGVVLAHLGRYEEAIASYDQALQHKPDKHEAWYNRGVVLAHLGRYEEAIASYDQALQHKPDDHQAWNNRGIALAHLGRYEEALTKLCEAIASYDQALQHKPDYHEAWTNRGNALGNLGRYEEAISSYDQALQHKPDDHEAWYSRGFALGYLGRYEEAIASYDQALQHKPNYESAWYNKACAYALQQQTDLAIKTLSKAIALNPQKYQAMAKTNTGFDSIRTDPRFLALLAEP from the coding sequence ATGGAGTTGGACAATTCAGATATTTTCTATGGCCAGGGCGTTGCTCTGGCTAATGTAGGCCGGTATGAGGAGGCGATCGCCAGCTATGACCAAGCCCTGCATCACAAACCCGACGACCACCAAGCCTGGAACAACCGGGGCATTGCTCTGGGCAATTTAGGCCGGTATGAGGAGGCGATCGCCAGCTTTGACCAAGCCCTCCAGCACAAACCCGACGATCACCAAGCCTGGTCTATCCGGGGCATTGCTCTGTTTACTTTAGGCCGGTATGAGGAGGCGATCGCCAGCTTTGACCAAGCCCTCCAGCACAAACCCGACGACCACGAAGCCTGGTACAACCGGGGCTTTGCTCTGGGTAATTTATGCCGGTATGAGGAGGCGATCTCCAGCTATGACCAAGCCCTCCTGCACCAACCCGACGACCACCAAGCCTGGTACAACCGGGGCTTTGCTCTGGGTAATTTAGGCCGGTATGAGGAGGCGATCTCCAGCTATGACCAAGCCCTCCAGCACAAACCCGACTACCACTACGCCTGGAACAACCGGGGCAATGCTCTGGGTAATTTAAGCCGGTATGAGGAGGAGATCGCCAGCTATGACCAAGCCCTCCAGCACAAACCCGACGACCACGAAGCCTGGACCAACCGGGGCGTTGCTCTGAGGAAATTAGGCCGGTATGAGGAGGCGATCTCCAGCTTTGACCAAGCCCTCCAGCACAAATCCGACTACCACCACGTCTGGATCAACCGGGGCGGTGCTCTGTTTACTTTAGGCCGGTATGAGGAGGCGATCGCCAGCTATGACCAAGCCCTCCAGCACAAACCCGACGATCATCTCATCTGGACTATCCGGGGCTTGATTCTAGATAAGTTAGGCCGGTATGAGGAGGCGATCGCCAGCTATGACCAAGCCCTCCAGCACAAACCCGACGACCACCAAGCCTGGAACAGCCGGGGCTTTGCTCTGGGTAATTTAGGTCGGCATGAGGAGGCGATCTCCAGCTATGACCAAGCCCTCCAGCACAAACCCGACAAACACGAAGCCTGGTACAACCGGGGCGTTGTTCTGGCTCATTTAGGCCGGTATGAAGAGGCGATCGCCAGCTATGACCAAGCCCTCCAGCACAAACCCGACAAACACGAAGCCTGGTACAACCGGGGCGTTGTTCTGGCTCATTTAGGTCGGTATGAGGAGGCGATCGCCAGCTATGACCAAGCCCTCCAGCACAAACCCGACGACCACCAAGCCTGGAACAACCGGGGCATTGCTCTGGCTCATTTAGGCCGGTATGAGGAGGCGTTAACGAAGTTATGCGAAGCAATCGCCAGCTATGACCAAGCCCTCCAGCACAAACCCGACTACCACGAAGCCTGGACCAACCGGGGCAATGCTCTGGGCAATTTAGGCCGGTATGAGGAGGCGATCTCCAGCTATGACCAAGCCCTCCAGCACAAACCCGACGACCACGAAGCCTGGTACAGCCGGGGCTTTGCTCTGGGTTATTTAGGCCGGTATGAGGAGGCGATCGCCAGCTATGACCAAGCCCTCCAGCACAAACCCAATTACGAAAGTGCCTGGTATAACAAAGCCTGTGCCTATGCTCTTCAGCAGCAAACTGATCTGGCTATCAAGACCCTCAGCAAAGCCATAGCACTTAATCCTCAAAAATATCAAGCAATGGCTAAAACCAACACTGGTTTCGACTCCATCCGCACCGATCCCCGCTTTCTTGCCCTCCTTGCGGAACCGTGA
- a CDS encoding tetratricopeptide repeat protein → MGIWIDLLSFEAIKPTLWIASYDQALQHKPDDPTAWYNKACAYALQQQPDPAIETLSKAIALDSQKYRAMARTNTNFDSICTDPRFLTLLGEP, encoded by the coding sequence ATGGGGATTTGGATTGACCTGCTTTCCTTTGAGGCGATAAAACCAACCCTCTGGATCGCCAGCTATGACCAAGCCCTCCAGCACAAACCCGACGACCCCACAGCCTGGTACAACAAAGCCTGTGCCTATGCCCTCCAGCAGCAACCTGATCCGGCTATCGAGACCCTCAGCAAAGCCATAGCACTTGATTCTCAGAAATATCGAGCAATGGCTAGAACCAACACTAATTTCGACTCTATCTGCACCGATCCCCGCTTTCTTACCCTCCTTGGGGAACCGTGA